Proteins encoded together in one Chthonomonadales bacterium window:
- a CDS encoding DUF302 domain-containing protein: MKPFEHTITTDRAFDDAVEAVEQAAISHGFGVLHTHDVAGTLAAKGFAREPLKIVEVCNARYASEVLEKDIRIALMLPCPITVYVQDNRTYVSTMLPSVLATMYPEAGIQEQAKAVQEAVLRIVEAAR; this comes from the coding sequence ATGAAGCCCTTCGAGCACACCATCACGACGGACCGCGCGTTCGATGACGCGGTGGAGGCGGTCGAGCAGGCGGCCATCAGCCACGGATTCGGCGTGCTGCACACCCACGACGTCGCGGGGACGCTGGCCGCGAAGGGGTTCGCGCGCGAGCCTCTGAAGATCGTGGAGGTATGCAACGCGCGCTACGCCAGCGAGGTGTTGGAAAAGGACATCCGTATCGCGCTCATGCTGCCGTGCCCCATCACGGTCTACGTGCAGGACAACCGGACGTACGTGAGCACGATGCTGCCGAGCGTGCTGGCTACGATGTACCCGGAGGCCGGCATCCAGGAGCAGGCGAAGGCGGTGCAGGAGGCGGTGCTGCGGATCGTGGAGGCCGCGCGCTGA
- a CDS encoding ABC transporter ATP-binding protein, which translates to MMVVLRALRYIGPYRWWQVAALACALVVTASGFVWPYVSKVMIDQVLWPQAGTPAERLSVLYITMGIGGATVVAGALFGMLRAFLFATVGERAAADLRRDLFGHLHALPMGFLDQRKTGGIMSVVQNDVEALQGLYASTLVDVLTNVLTAAVATGMMFYYNAPLALIGLPVPAAFAAALVCFGRPLRCAGRAVRDETGGVQEVLQESIAGARDVRTLQRADSERARFMQKVQRLVGARVRLAVLGSANGVAANLIATGGMMGLMVAGTGQVIAGRMTAGEIILFVNVLGMLFGPASSFVSLFSQVAAAAGAADRVFEFLDAPEEPERGDRELSRLAGCVRFEGVRFRYDLEGPDVLSEITFEARPGEMVALVGPSGSGKTTLVSLLPRLYDPAEGNVLADETDVREVSLRSLRAQMAFVPQEPFLFGTSVRENIALGRAGATDAEIREAAEAANAHEFIVGLPEGYGTQVGERGARLSVGQKQRIAIARAILRDPRVLILDEATSAQDSESERLVQDAMRRLMRGRTSFVIAHRLSTVLRADRIVVLEAGRIAQMGTHAELLARGGLYARLHALQFAGEPAEGAGQAATASP; encoded by the coding sequence ATGATGGTCGTGCTGCGCGCCCTGCGCTACATCGGGCCGTATCGCTGGTGGCAGGTCGCCGCGCTCGCGTGTGCCCTCGTCGTCACCGCCTCCGGCTTCGTGTGGCCCTACGTCAGCAAGGTGATGATCGACCAGGTGCTCTGGCCGCAGGCCGGCACCCCCGCCGAGCGTCTCTCGGTGCTCTACATCACGATGGGGATCGGCGGCGCGACGGTGGTGGCAGGGGCGCTCTTCGGCATGCTGCGCGCCTTCCTCTTCGCCACCGTAGGCGAGCGCGCCGCCGCCGACCTGCGGCGCGACCTCTTCGGCCACCTGCACGCGCTGCCGATGGGCTTTCTCGACCAGCGCAAGACCGGCGGCATCATGTCGGTCGTGCAGAACGACGTGGAGGCTCTGCAGGGGCTGTACGCATCGACCCTCGTGGACGTGCTCACGAACGTGCTGACGGCCGCGGTTGCCACCGGCATGATGTTCTACTACAACGCCCCGCTCGCACTGATCGGCCTGCCGGTGCCGGCGGCCTTCGCGGCGGCGCTCGTCTGCTTCGGCCGCCCGCTGCGCTGCGCCGGCCGGGCCGTGCGCGACGAGACCGGCGGCGTGCAGGAGGTGCTGCAGGAGAGCATCGCGGGAGCACGCGACGTGCGCACGCTCCAGCGCGCCGATTCCGAGCGCGCGCGGTTCATGCAGAAGGTTCAGCGGCTCGTGGGAGCGCGCGTACGTCTTGCCGTGCTCGGGTCGGCGAACGGCGTCGCGGCCAACCTGATCGCCACCGGCGGCATGATGGGCCTGATGGTGGCGGGTACCGGCCAGGTGATCGCCGGGCGCATGACGGCGGGCGAGATCATCCTTTTCGTCAACGTGCTCGGCATGTTGTTTGGCCCGGCAAGCTCCTTCGTGAGCCTCTTCTCGCAGGTGGCGGCCGCGGCGGGGGCAGCCGACCGCGTGTTCGAGTTCCTCGACGCCCCGGAGGAGCCGGAGCGGGGCGACCGTGAGCTGTCGCGGCTCGCGGGGTGCGTGCGCTTCGAGGGCGTGCGCTTCCGCTACGACCTCGAGGGCCCCGACGTCCTGAGCGAGATCACATTCGAGGCGCGCCCGGGCGAGATGGTGGCCCTCGTGGGCCCGAGCGGGTCCGGAAAGACGACGCTCGTCTCGCTCCTGCCGCGCCTCTACGACCCGGCGGAGGGGAACGTGCTGGCGGACGAGACCGACGTGAGGGAGGTCTCGCTGCGCTCCCTGCGGGCGCAGATGGCGTTCGTCCCGCAGGAGCCCTTCTTGTTCGGCACCAGCGTGCGCGAGAACATCGCGCTGGGACGCGCAGGCGCCACGGACGCCGAGATCCGCGAGGCGGCGGAGGCGGCCAACGCGCACGAGTTCATCGTCGGGCTGCCGGAGGGGTACGGCACGCAGGTGGGCGAGCGCGGCGCGCGCCTCTCCGTGGGGCAGAAGCAGCGCATCGCGATCGCGCGCGCCATCCTGCGCGACCCGCGCGTCCTGATCCTGGACGAGGCAACATCGGCCCAGGACTCCGAATCGGAGCGGCTGGTGCAGGACGCCATGCGGCGGCTGATGCGGGGGCGCACCTCGTTCGTCATCGCCCATCGGCTGTCCACGGTGCTGCGGGCCGACCGCATCGTGGTGCTGGAGGCCGGGCGCATCGCGCAGATGGGCACGCACGCGGAACTCCTGGCGCGCGGCGGCCTCTACGCGCGGCTGCACGCGCTCCAGTTCGCCGGCGAGCCGGCGGAGGGTGCCGGCCAGGCCGCCACCGCGAGCCCGTAA
- the katG gene encoding catalase/peroxidase HPI, with translation MRRVEMSQDGECPVRGGGPERAAAAGTSNRDWWPNQLRLDILHQHSEKSDPMGEGFDYAKEFESLDLAAVKRDLAALMTDSQDWWPADFGHYGPLFIRMAWHSAGTYRVGDGRGGAGRGQQRFAPLNSWPDNVSLDKARRLLWPVKQKYGRKISWADLMILAGNVALETMGFKTFGFAGGREDVWEPDNDVYWGAEQTWLGGDKRYSQGSEGIEKESAVLVSDEPADGDRHTRDLENPLAAVQMGLIYVNPEGPDGNPDPIAAARDIRDTFGRMAMNDEETVALIAGGHTFGKTHGAGPASHVGPEPEAAGIEEQGLGWRSGFGSGAGADTITSGLEVTWTSTPTKWTGNFLWNLFGFEWELTKSPAGAHQWTPKHGVGAGTVPHAHDRSKRIGPSMLTTDLSLRFDPVYEKISRRFMENPDEFADAFARAWFKLTHRDMGPRSRYLGPEVPEEELIWQDPIPDVNHALIDARDIASLKARLLASGLSISELVSTAWASASTFRGSDKRGGANGARIRLEPQKDWEANEPAQLARVLETLVDVQGAFNGAQTGDKRVSLADLIVLGGCAAVEQAARNAGVEVTVPFTPGRMDASPEQTDAASFDVLEPHADGFRNYQKQRYAVRPEELLVDRAQLLTLTAPEMTVLVGGMRALGANFGGTRHGVFTDRPETLTNDFFVNLLDMRTEWRPTEGGEELFEGRDRSTGELKWTATRVDLIFGSNAQLRALAEVYACADSQPKLVHDFAAAWGKVMSLDRFDLARR, from the coding sequence ATGAGGAGGGTGGAGATGAGTCAGGACGGTGAGTGTCCGGTGAGGGGCGGTGGCCCCGAACGAGCGGCCGCCGCGGGAACGTCGAACCGGGACTGGTGGCCCAACCAGTTGCGCCTGGACATCCTGCACCAGCATTCCGAGAAGTCCGACCCGATGGGTGAGGGCTTCGACTACGCCAAGGAGTTCGAAAGCCTCGACCTTGCGGCTGTGAAGAGGGATCTCGCAGCCCTGATGACCGACTCGCAGGACTGGTGGCCGGCGGACTTCGGCCACTACGGTCCCCTGTTCATCCGGATGGCGTGGCATAGCGCCGGCACCTACCGCGTCGGCGACGGCCGCGGGGGAGCCGGCCGCGGCCAGCAACGCTTCGCGCCCCTCAACAGTTGGCCGGACAACGTCAGCCTCGACAAGGCGCGGCGGCTGCTCTGGCCCGTCAAGCAGAAGTACGGCCGAAAGATCTCCTGGGCGGACCTCATGATCCTGGCCGGCAACGTCGCCCTGGAGACGATGGGGTTCAAGACGTTCGGTTTCGCCGGAGGCCGCGAGGACGTGTGGGAGCCGGATAACGACGTATACTGGGGCGCCGAGCAGACCTGGCTGGGCGGCGACAAGCGATACTCGCAGGGCTCCGAGGGGATCGAGAAGGAGAGCGCGGTGCTCGTGTCCGACGAACCGGCGGACGGAGACCGGCACACGCGCGACCTGGAGAACCCGCTCGCAGCAGTGCAGATGGGGTTGATCTACGTCAACCCCGAAGGCCCGGACGGCAATCCCGACCCGATCGCCGCCGCGCGCGATATCCGAGACACCTTCGGCCGCATGGCGATGAACGACGAGGAGACGGTGGCCCTCATCGCCGGAGGTCACACGTTCGGGAAGACCCACGGCGCCGGCCCGGCGTCACACGTTGGGCCGGAGCCCGAGGCAGCGGGCATCGAGGAGCAGGGACTGGGCTGGAGGAGCGGCTTCGGCTCCGGCGCGGGGGCCGACACCATCACCAGCGGCCTGGAGGTCACCTGGACCTCCACGCCGACGAAATGGACCGGCAACTTCCTCTGGAACCTCTTCGGCTTCGAGTGGGAGCTGACGAAGAGCCCGGCCGGCGCGCACCAGTGGACCCCGAAGCACGGCGTCGGCGCCGGGACCGTCCCGCACGCCCACGACCGCTCGAAGCGCATCGGGCCCTCCATGCTCACCACCGACCTCTCCCTGCGGTTCGACCCGGTCTACGAGAAGATATCACGGCGCTTCATGGAGAACCCCGACGAGTTCGCCGACGCGTTCGCGCGGGCATGGTTCAAGCTGACGCACCGCGACATGGGGCCCCGCTCGCGCTATCTCGGCCCGGAGGTGCCCGAGGAAGAGCTCATCTGGCAGGATCCGATCCCCGACGTCAACCACGCGCTCATCGACGCGCGGGACATCGCCTCTCTCAAGGCCCGTCTCCTGGCCTCCGGCCTGTCCATCTCGGAGCTGGTCTCGACGGCCTGGGCGTCGGCGTCCACCTTCCGCGGGTCGGACAAGCGCGGCGGCGCCAACGGCGCTCGCATTCGCCTGGAGCCGCAGAAAGACTGGGAGGCCAATGAGCCCGCGCAGCTCGCCCGGGTACTCGAGACCCTGGTGGACGTGCAGGGCGCCTTCAACGGCGCGCAGACCGGCGACAAGCGCGTGTCCCTCGCGGACCTGATCGTGCTGGGCGGCTGCGCGGCCGTCGAGCAGGCGGCCAGGAACGCCGGCGTCGAGGTCACGGTTCCCTTCACCCCGGGACGCATGGACGCCTCGCCGGAGCAAACCGACGCGGCCTCGTTCGACGTTCTCGAGCCCCACGCCGACGGCTTCCGCAACTACCAGAAGCAGCGCTACGCTGTGCGGCCCGAGGAGTTGCTCGTCGACCGGGCGCAGTTGCTGACGCTGACCGCGCCGGAGATGACGGTCCTCGTGGGCGGCATGCGCGCCCTCGGGGCCAACTTCGGCGGCACCCGCCACGGCGTCTTCACCGATCGGCCGGAGACCCTGACCAACGACTTCTTCGTCAACTTGCTGGACATGCGCACGGAGTGGAGGCCCACCGAGGGAGGCGAGGAGCTCTTCGAGGGCCGCGACCGCTCGACGGGCGAGCTCAAGTGGACCGCCACCCGTGTCGACCTGATCTTCGGCTCGAACGCACAGCTCCGGGCGCTGGCCGAGGTCTACGCCTGCGCCGACTCACAGCCGAAGCTCGTGCACGACTTCGCGGCGGCGTGGGGCAAGGTGATGAGCCTCGACCGTTTCGACCTCGCCAGGCGGTAG
- a CDS encoding glycoside hydrolase family 99-like domain-containing protein has protein sequence MRTAAFALMLALLSALTASAAPRPAAWFRFDGPAPGHDSADREARAAVEGAQSCPGHSGAGIRLDGTGGLTVPGAPHAGGGFALECWVRFERIGESMCIAAREGEYLLRVDPGAEGGNISFFVNAGGSLEPRVRGPVARPGVWYHLAASWDGVGASLWVNGRQHRAARSGAIPASDAPARVGAPSQWGPVGLRGALDEVKLYDRPLTDGDVLERYYDIRPARGAPLRLARFEFAGGAEGWEARGASGLRAEGGCLRAASAGELSLLLRRGLNVPAVPGACVTLRMAVSRGETARLVLLTDAGLLVAPIAVRGDSAMHTYVVRADDYPEWRGRLRALGVAPSEAAARVSLDFVRLAGGPDGPPEIAVERLLPRDVVNRAGRDCVVTARLRNDGGPGRGLRATLSVPPGARVTGRAERRIARLGYGNTATLRWSVRAAKAGTVRLRVRVEAAGMTPARAEAGVPFLADMRPRKLAYIPEPRPPASRYLVGAHYCPLWKQGSRADGWERIAPYPEREPALGWYDENDPEVTDWEIKWALEHGIDFFVYCWYRDGQGGPVKSFLGHAIHEGLFNARFASRFQFAIMWENQQRGHAGVSSEQDLLENLLPYWIENYFRRPEYLRVAGKPLLFIYRPEFLVDDLGGVEQVRRAFDRMREACKRAGLGGLTILGEYRGVQPDPLRLMADEGADAAFAYCWPVAGHAGGREAIEAQEGSWTAWRRMGILPGLLTVSMGWDPRPWHPSSSIWRLRPDEFREACERARQFMDALPEDDLAHRMVLLDNWNEYGEGHYIAPHRQYGFGYLDAVRSVFTDDPKRHDDLVPQDIGRGPYDSRFRAVQRDMERCAERVTAPGGDEPGLLGWWSFDDRAPQVALDWSGHRAGAAVHDAGRVPGRIGQALGCNGGCAMVAAGTQRFGLRAITVECWVRTNAPDQTDRWFVNSVYGDGGSGFRLGLNRGRLCWAVPDTPWSHHLQTEEPLPLGRWVHVVGTCDGTTMRLYMDGVEVAHMARAGRVRGNDYGLCLGSYAIGHRAHFTGVLDEVRIYGRALSAAEIRRRAAR, from the coding sequence ATGCGAACGGCCGCCTTCGCCCTGATGCTCGCCCTGCTCTCCGCTCTGACCGCCTCCGCCGCGCCTCGGCCCGCCGCCTGGTTCCGCTTCGACGGCCCGGCGCCTGGCCACGACTCCGCCGACCGCGAGGCACGGGCCGCCGTGGAGGGCGCGCAGAGCTGCCCCGGGCACAGCGGAGCGGGCATCCGGCTCGACGGGACCGGCGGCCTCACCGTGCCCGGGGCGCCCCACGCCGGCGGCGGGTTCGCGCTGGAGTGCTGGGTGCGCTTCGAGCGCATCGGGGAGAGCATGTGCATCGCGGCCCGCGAGGGCGAGTACCTTCTGCGCGTGGACCCGGGCGCGGAGGGTGGCAACATCTCGTTCTTCGTGAACGCCGGAGGCAGCCTGGAGCCGCGCGTGCGCGGGCCCGTGGCTCGGCCGGGCGTCTGGTACCACCTGGCGGCATCGTGGGACGGCGTGGGCGCCTCGCTATGGGTCAACGGACGCCAGCATCGCGCGGCCCGCTCCGGCGCCATCCCGGCCTCCGACGCGCCCGCGCGCGTCGGCGCTCCCTCGCAGTGGGGGCCCGTCGGCCTGCGCGGCGCGCTGGACGAGGTAAAGCTCTACGACCGCCCGCTGACCGACGGCGATGTGCTGGAGCGCTACTACGACATTCGCCCGGCCCGAGGGGCGCCGCTGCGACTGGCGCGGTTCGAGTTCGCCGGTGGCGCGGAGGGTTGGGAGGCGCGCGGAGCTTCCGGGCTGCGCGCGGAGGGCGGCTGCCTGCGCGCCGCCTCGGCAGGGGAGCTCTCGCTCCTGCTGCGGCGCGGCCTGAACGTGCCGGCAGTCCCCGGCGCCTGCGTCACCTTGCGCATGGCCGTATCGCGCGGGGAGACAGCGCGGCTCGTCCTGCTCACGGACGCCGGGCTGCTCGTCGCGCCGATCGCCGTGCGGGGCGACTCGGCCATGCATACCTACGTGGTGCGGGCCGACGACTACCCCGAGTGGCGGGGCCGGCTGCGCGCGCTCGGCGTGGCCCCCTCGGAGGCGGCGGCTCGCGTGTCCCTCGACTTCGTGCGCCTGGCGGGCGGGCCGGACGGGCCCCCGGAGATCGCGGTGGAGCGGCTGCTGCCGCGCGACGTGGTGAACCGGGCCGGGCGCGACTGCGTGGTGACGGCGCGGCTCCGCAACGACGGCGGACCCGGGCGCGGCCTGCGCGCTACGCTCTCCGTGCCGCCGGGCGCGCGCGTGACGGGCCGCGCCGAGCGGCGCATCGCTCGACTCGGCTACGGCAACACCGCGACGCTGCGATGGAGCGTGCGCGCCGCGAAGGCCGGCACCGTCCGGCTGCGCGTGCGCGTGGAGGCCGCCGGAATGACTCCGGCGCGCGCCGAAGCCGGGGTGCCCTTCCTGGCCGACATGCGCCCGCGCAAGCTCGCCTACATCCCCGAGCCACGGCCTCCCGCGAGCCGCTACCTGGTCGGCGCGCACTACTGCCCGCTCTGGAAGCAGGGGTCTCGCGCCGACGGCTGGGAACGCATCGCGCCGTACCCCGAGCGCGAGCCGGCCCTCGGCTGGTATGACGAGAACGACCCCGAGGTGACCGACTGGGAGATCAAGTGGGCGCTGGAGCACGGCATTGACTTCTTCGTCTACTGCTGGTACCGTGACGGCCAGGGCGGCCCCGTGAAGAGCTTCCTGGGCCACGCCATTCACGAGGGCCTGTTCAACGCCCGGTTCGCCTCGCGATTCCAGTTCGCCATCATGTGGGAGAACCAGCAGCGCGGCCACGCCGGCGTCTCTTCCGAGCAGGACCTGCTGGAGAACCTGCTCCCCTACTGGATCGAGAACTACTTCCGCCGGCCGGAGTACCTGCGGGTCGCCGGCAAGCCGCTCCTCTTCATCTACCGGCCGGAGTTCCTGGTTGACGACCTGGGCGGCGTCGAGCAGGTGCGCCGCGCGTTCGACCGGATGCGCGAGGCCTGCAAGCGCGCCGGCCTCGGCGGCCTGACCATCCTGGGCGAGTACCGCGGTGTGCAGCCCGACCCGCTGCGGCTGATGGCGGACGAGGGAGCCGACGCCGCCTTCGCCTACTGCTGGCCGGTGGCCGGCCACGCCGGAGGCCGCGAGGCGATCGAGGCCCAGGAGGGGTCATGGACGGCCTGGCGACGGATGGGGATCCTGCCCGGACTGCTCACCGTGTCGATGGGCTGGGACCCGCGGCCCTGGCACCCTTCCAGCAGCATCTGGCGCCTGCGGCCGGACGAGTTTCGGGAGGCGTGCGAGCGAGCCCGGCAGTTCATGGACGCGCTGCCCGAAGACGACCTGGCCCACCGCATGGTGTTGCTTGACAACTGGAACGAGTACGGCGAGGGGCACTACATCGCGCCGCACCGCCAGTACGGCTTCGGCTACCTGGACGCCGTGCGCTCCGTCTTCACAGACGACCCGAAGCGCCACGACGACCTGGTGCCTCAGGACATCGGCCGCGGCCCCTACGACAGCCGCTTCCGCGCGGTGCAGCGCGACATGGAGCGGTGCGCCGAGCGCGTGACGGCGCCTGGCGGCGACGAGCCCGGCCTGCTGGGCTGGTGGAGCTTCGATGACCGGGCGCCTCAGGTGGCGCTGGACTGGTCCGGCCACCGCGCGGGCGCGGCGGTGCACGACGCCGGCCGCGTGCCGGGCCGGATCGGCCAGGCGCTGGGGTGCAACGGCGGCTGCGCGATGGTGGCCGCGGGCACGCAGCGCTTCGGTCTGCGCGCCATCACAGTGGAGTGCTGGGTGCGCACGAACGCGCCGGACCAGACCGATCGCTGGTTCGTCAACAGCGTCTACGGCGACGGGGGCTCCGGATTCCGCCTCGGGCTCAACCGCGGCCGTCTCTGCTGGGCGGTCCCGGACACCCCCTGGAGCCATCACCTGCAGACCGAGGAGCCGCTGCCGCTTGGCCGATGGGTGCACGTGGTCGGCACCTGCGACGGCACGACGATGCGCCTCTACATGGACGGCGTGGAGGTCGCGCACATGGCGCGGGCGGGTCGCGTGCGCGGCAACGACTACGGGCTCTGCCTGGGGAGCTACGCCATCGGCCACCGGGCGCACTTCACGGGCGTCCTCGACGAGGTGCGCATCTACGGCCGCGCGCTGTCGGCCGCGGAGATCCGCCGCCGCGCCGCGCGATAG
- a CDS encoding sugar phosphate isomerase/epimerase — protein MKLGANSVLFGGHSMEAAFRHLAMAGYDGIELSAIDGMSEHLVLDRWRDLAPEIQRLASEHGLELLAMEQPSQDPARMEEAFRAAAEIGIPIVNCGPGGKSGDEESLRQTIDSLGRLADMAGRYGVTLCVKAHVGAAIYNIPTTLRAMAAITAPAFGIDMDPSHIHRSGENPVEAIAAVISRVKHVHIRDCKGRQQGPGKPEDQANGRGDIDLVGYVRVLHENGYAGPLDLEVIGSKEYALEQCCVIAAESRGHMQACLQACGAR, from the coding sequence GTGAAGCTCGGAGCGAACTCGGTGCTCTTCGGCGGACACAGCATGGAGGCCGCCTTCCGGCATCTCGCCATGGCCGGCTATGACGGCATCGAGTTGTCGGCCATCGACGGCATGAGCGAGCATCTGGTGCTGGACCGCTGGCGCGATCTTGCGCCGGAGATCCAGCGGCTGGCGAGCGAGCACGGCCTGGAGTTGCTCGCCATGGAGCAGCCCTCCCAGGACCCCGCGCGTATGGAGGAGGCGTTTCGCGCCGCCGCCGAGATCGGCATCCCCATCGTCAACTGCGGGCCCGGCGGCAAGAGCGGCGACGAGGAGAGCCTGCGCCAGACGATCGATTCGCTGGGCCGCCTGGCCGACATGGCGGGCCGCTACGGAGTCACGCTGTGCGTGAAGGCGCATGTGGGGGCCGCCATCTACAACATCCCGACGACGCTCCGCGCCATGGCGGCGATCACGGCGCCGGCCTTCGGCATCGATATGGACCCCTCGCACATCCACCGCTCCGGCGAGAACCCGGTCGAGGCCATCGCGGCCGTCATCTCGCGCGTGAAGCACGTGCATATCCGTGACTGCAAGGGTCGCCAGCAGGGGCCGGGCAAGCCAGAGGATCAGGCCAACGGCCGGGGTGACATCGACCTGGTCGGCTACGTCCGGGTGCTGCACGAGAACGGCTATGCCGGCCCGCTCGACCTGGAGGTGATCGGTTCGAAAGAGTACGCGCTGGAGCAGTGCTGCGTCATCGCGGCCGAGTCGCGCGGGCACATGCAGGCTTGCCTGCAGGCCTGCGGCGCGCGCTGA
- a CDS encoding glycosyltransferase family 2 protein codes for MADPSLAVAITRFPAHGPAADRPAGPGVAISVVVPVFDEVENVDALVPAVLAPLREMGRTHELIIVDDGSVDGTFDALCRLADAYPGLVVARLTRNFGQTAALAAGLDMARGEIIVTADGDMQNDPADIPMLVSALEEGYDIVSGWRRNRQDDLFRRIPSAIANWLFRRIVDAPVHDLGCSLKAYRSWVVREIRLYGDMHRFIAALGYLRGARIGEIPVRHHPRTRGRPKYGISRTARVILDLMLVKFLRTYAAAPIRLFGGLGLITIGLGAAILLYLAFQRLVLLHAIGQRPILSLGVLLVFLGVQFITTGLLAELQLRTYHESQRRPIYVVREVARHAPALDDQEASR; via the coding sequence ATGGCGGATCCATCGCTCGCCGTCGCCATCACCCGCTTCCCCGCGCATGGGCCCGCGGCCGACCGACCCGCGGGGCCCGGCGTCGCCATCTCCGTGGTCGTCCCGGTCTTCGACGAAGTGGAGAACGTCGATGCGCTCGTGCCGGCCGTCCTGGCTCCGCTGCGGGAGATGGGCCGCACGCATGAGTTGATCATCGTGGACGACGGGAGCGTGGACGGCACCTTCGACGCACTCTGTCGTCTGGCCGACGCCTATCCCGGCCTCGTGGTGGCGCGACTCACCCGCAACTTCGGCCAGACGGCGGCGCTTGCGGCCGGGCTCGACATGGCCCGCGGAGAGATCATCGTCACCGCCGACGGCGACATGCAGAACGATCCCGCCGACATCCCGATGCTCGTATCGGCGCTCGAAGAGGGCTACGACATCGTGTCGGGGTGGCGTCGCAACCGCCAGGACGACCTCTTTCGCAGGATCCCTTCCGCCATCGCCAACTGGCTGTTCCGACGGATCGTGGACGCGCCCGTGCACGACCTCGGCTGCTCGCTGAAGGCCTATCGCTCCTGGGTGGTGCGCGAGATACGCCTCTACGGCGACATGCACCGCTTCATCGCCGCGCTGGGCTACCTGCGCGGCGCGCGCATTGGCGAGATCCCCGTGCGCCACCACCCGCGTACGCGTGGCCGACCCAAGTACGGTATCTCGCGCACCGCGCGAGTGATCCTGGACCTGATGCTGGTGAAGTTCCTGCGCACCTACGCAGCCGCGCCGATCCGGTTGTTTGGCGGCCTCGGGCTCATCACCATCGGCCTGGGGGCCGCCATTCTGCTCTACCTGGCCTTCCAGCGCCTGGTGCTGCTGCACGCCATCGGCCAGCGCCCGATCCTGAGCCTGGGAGTGCTTCTCGTCTTCCTCGGTGTCCAGTTTATCACGACCGGGCTGCTGGCCGAGCTTCAGCTCAGAACCTACCACGAGTCGCAGCGACGGCCGATCTACGTGGTGCGCGAGGTCGCGCGCCACGCTCCCGCTCTCGACGATCAGGAGGCGTCTCGCTGA
- a CDS encoding glycosyltransferase family 4 protein, with protein sequence MVAPTPYFADRGCHVRIYEEARAQKAIGNDVRVVTYHLGRDEGDIPTDRTVRVPWYNKRDAGPSPHKVYLDALLLLKTLAVARRYRPHVLHAHLHEGILVALPVARLLRIPAVFDVQGSLVGEMANHGAVKPGGAAWRTLRRLEAATYRWADGLLLTNDSEQALQRDFDLEPRRVFSLRYGVDCRMFRPHAPESLGDLRATLGLPAERRIIVFLGVLSAYQGVDCLLEAAPRVLARCPDAHFLVMGYPHEKRYRAVAAERGVAERVTLPGRIDYARAARYLSLGEVAVSPKLTDAEGNGKLFNYMACGLPTVAFDMPGNRAVLANTGVYAPVGDARALADALLALLEQPERGLALGRAARERAEREFSWEATARETDRMYAALIERRGGARAC encoded by the coding sequence ATGGTGGCGCCCACGCCCTATTTCGCGGACCGCGGCTGCCACGTTCGCATCTACGAGGAGGCGCGGGCCCAGAAGGCCATCGGCAACGACGTCCGCGTGGTGACCTACCACCTCGGCAGGGATGAGGGCGACATCCCCACGGACCGCACGGTGCGCGTGCCGTGGTACAACAAGCGCGATGCCGGCCCCTCGCCCCACAAGGTCTACCTGGACGCGCTGCTGCTGCTCAAGACGCTCGCCGTCGCCCGCCGCTACCGCCCCCACGTGCTGCACGCGCACCTGCACGAGGGCATCCTGGTCGCCCTGCCGGTCGCGCGCCTGCTGCGGATCCCGGCCGTCTTCGACGTGCAGGGCAGCCTGGTGGGCGAGATGGCCAACCACGGCGCAGTGAAGCCGGGCGGCGCTGCCTGGCGGACGTTGCGTCGGTTGGAGGCCGCCACCTACCGATGGGCGGACGGTCTGCTGCTCACCAACGACAGCGAGCAGGCGCTCCAGCGTGACTTCGACCTGGAGCCCCGGCGCGTCTTCTCACTGCGCTACGGGGTCGACTGCCGGATGTTCCGCCCGCACGCCCCCGAGAGCCTGGGCGACCTGCGGGCGACGCTGGGCCTACCCGCGGAGCGACGGATCATCGTCTTCCTCGGCGTGCTGAGCGCATACCAGGGCGTTGACTGCCTGCTCGAGGCGGCGCCGCGCGTCCTCGCCCGCTGCCCGGACGCGCACTTCCTCGTGATGGGCTATCCGCACGAGAAGCGCTATCGCGCGGTGGCCGCCGAGCGCGGCGTCGCCGAGCGCGTGACCCTGCCCGGCCGGATCGACTACGCGCGGGCGGCGCGCTACCTCTCGCTCGGCGAGGTGGCCGTCTCGCCCAAGCTGACCGACGCCGAGGGCAACGGCAAGCTGTTCAACTACATGGCGTGCGGGCTGCCGACCGTGGCGTTCGACATGCCGGGCAACCGCGCGGTGCTGGCCAATACCGGTGTCTACGCGCCGGTGGGCGACGCCCGCGCGCTGGCCGACGCGCTCCTGGCGCTGCTGGAGCAGCCGGAACGAGGGCTCGCGCTCGGCCGCGCCGCGCGCGAGCGGGCCGAGCGCGAGTTCTCGTGGGAGGCGACGGCACGCGAGACGGACCGCATGTATGCGGCGCTCATCGAGCGGCGAGGCGGCGCGCGGGCGTGCTGA